In [Clostridium] cellulosi, one genomic interval encodes:
- a CDS encoding transcriptional regulator (High confidence in function and specificity), translating to MGITSKEIAEICGVSRATVDRALNGKDRISPKTKEKILAVAKQMGYRKDLLARSLVKGKTMCIGVLVFDIRNYYFSQLVNTIELESRKNDYFLYITLHEKNKEKEYQLINSLVSRRVDGILVCPVNKGPEFEKFLLDLPIPVVSIGNFISPKIPYVGIDEELGAKDATSLLISKGYEFIIFVCPPLSDKKNENVYTHEHRAIGFQEQLNKNKQVGGVIIDSWDYINEVDRILESSNKRTAILCSGDIYALQILKHLKMRGVKVPQDVGIMGFDNIDMLEFVTPKLTTLSNEIDTVARTSVDMLIKLMNSEPTDTHVLIAHKIIDGDSI from the coding sequence ATGGGAATTACATCAAAAGAAATAGCCGAAATCTGCGGTGTTTCCCGCGCAACAGTTGACAGAGCCCTTAATGGAAAAGACCGGATTAGCCCTAAAACAAAAGAAAAGATTCTTGCTGTTGCAAAGCAGATGGGATATCGAAAAGATTTGTTGGCACGCAGTCTTGTTAAGGGAAAAACAATGTGTATCGGCGTTCTTGTCTTTGATATACGTAACTACTATTTTTCACAGTTGGTCAACACAATTGAGTTAGAATCCCGTAAAAATGATTACTTTCTATATATAACGCTGCACGAAAAAAACAAAGAAAAGGAATATCAGTTAATCAACAGTCTCGTAAGCAGACGCGTTGATGGTATTCTGGTTTGCCCTGTCAATAAAGGCCCCGAGTTCGAAAAATTTCTGTTAGACCTGCCTATACCGGTTGTTTCAATTGGTAACTTCATCTCGCCAAAAATCCCATACGTTGGCATTGACGAGGAGTTGGGTGCAAAAGACGCAACATCATTGCTTATATCTAAAGGCTATGAATTTATAATATTTGTATGTCCGCCACTTTCTGATAAAAAAAATGAAAACGTCTATACACACGAGCACAGAGCTATCGGCTTTCAGGAACAACTAAATAAAAATAAGCAAGTAGGTGGCGTCATTATTGATTCATGGGATTATATAAATGAGGTCGACCGTATTCTAGAAAGCTCAAACAAACGTACCGCTATTCTGTGTTCAGGTGACATCTATGCTTTACAGATACTGAAGCATTTAAAAATGCGCGGCGTAAAAGTTCCACAGGACGTTGGAATAATGGGATTTGATAACATCGATATGCTTGAATTTGTTACCCCGAAATTAACCACTCTATCGAACGAAATTGACACTGTAGCCCGAACCTCGGTTGACATGCTCATAAAACTTATGAATTCCGAACCTACGGACACACATGTTTTAATTGCACATAAAATTATCGACGGGGATTCAATATAA
- the abfA3 gene encoding Alpha-N-arabinofuranosidase 1 (High confidence in function and specificity) produces the protein MKETKLICNKKFRIGKVDPRIFGSFIEHMGRVVYSGIYEPEHPLSDNMGFRTDVLKLVSEMGVTAVRYPGGNFVSNYDWRDAVGPLESRPTRLNLPWHSTETNRFGINEFIEWSKKADVQPIFTVNLGTKGIENALSFLEYCNHPKNSFYSDLRRKHGIEEPYNIRTWCLGNEMDGDWQIGHKTADEYGRLAQETAKAMKMLDPTVELVLCGSSKSSMETFPDWELITLNYAYNYVDYIAVHQYYGGQEKGTPEFLAQSLDMERYLKTVRAACDLIQVKKHSPKVINISVDEWGVWELPSEEVDLQLKDTNWDQAPAISEQIYTMEDSLLFASMMLTFLKNADRVKIACQSLLTNISACIMTERNGNAWVQPIFYPFSHIAKFGKGEVLNVMQSGPSYETSEFKQVPYVDSVAVYHEDSGEVTLFLVNRCENEKQIVSCELENFNVSGIVEHIQMFSDDKKATNLQDHNRIRPDNNGKSEIKNGMLTAQLEPLSWNVIRIQAE, from the coding sequence ATGAAAGAAACAAAACTGATTTGCAATAAAAAATTTCGTATAGGGAAAGTGGATCCGAGAATTTTTGGCTCATTCATTGAGCATATGGGGAGGGTTGTTTACTCCGGAATCTATGAACCTGAGCATCCTCTGTCCGACAATATGGGATTTAGAACCGATGTTTTAAAGTTGGTAAGTGAAATGGGGGTAACGGCAGTACGCTATCCCGGAGGAAATTTTGTCTCAAATTATGATTGGCGGGACGCTGTAGGCCCGTTGGAAAGCCGCCCGACAAGGCTTAATCTGCCGTGGCACTCCACAGAAACCAACCGCTTTGGAATAAACGAGTTTATTGAATGGTCTAAAAAAGCTGATGTTCAGCCGATTTTTACCGTGAACCTCGGTACTAAAGGCATCGAGAACGCGCTTAGCTTTCTGGAGTACTGCAATCACCCAAAAAATTCATTCTACAGCGATTTGAGAAGAAAACACGGGATTGAAGAGCCTTACAACATCCGAACATGGTGCCTTGGTAATGAAATGGATGGAGATTGGCAGATAGGCCACAAAACTGCGGATGAGTACGGCCGCCTTGCGCAGGAAACTGCAAAAGCAATGAAAATGCTTGACCCGACGGTTGAGCTTGTTTTATGCGGCAGCTCAAAATCCTCAATGGAAACATTCCCGGATTGGGAACTTATAACATTGAATTATGCTTATAACTATGTTGATTACATAGCTGTCCATCAGTACTATGGGGGACAGGAAAAAGGAACGCCCGAGTTTCTTGCCCAATCCCTTGACATGGAGAGGTACTTAAAAACTGTAAGGGCAGCGTGTGACCTGATACAGGTAAAAAAGCATTCTCCAAAAGTAATAAATATAAGTGTCGATGAATGGGGAGTGTGGGAGCTGCCGTCCGAAGAAGTGGATTTGCAGCTTAAAGACACTAATTGGGACCAAGCCCCCGCAATCAGCGAACAGATTTATACAATGGAGGATTCGCTCCTTTTTGCAAGTATGATGTTGACATTTTTAAAAAATGCAGACCGTGTAAAAATTGCGTGTCAGTCTCTGCTGACAAATATCAGCGCGTGCATTATGACAGAGCGTAACGGAAATGCGTGGGTCCAGCCCATCTTTTATCCTTTTTCGCACATAGCAAAGTTCGGCAAGGGCGAAGTGCTAAACGTCATGCAAAGCGGACCTTCATATGAAACATCAGAATTTAAGCAGGTCCCATACGTTGACAGTGTTGCAGTATATCATGAAGATTCTGGCGAAGTCACGCTCTTTTTAGTCAACCGCTGCGAAAATGAAAAGCAGATAGTGTCCTGCGAGTTGGAAAATTTTAATGTAAGCGGCATTGTTGAGCATATTCAGATGTTTAGCGACGACAAAAAAGCGACAAACCTTCAGGATCATAACCGCATAAGGCCGGATAATAACGGAAAATCGGAAATAAAGAATGGTATGTTGACAGCGCAACTTGAACCGTTGTCATGGAATGTGATACGTATTCAAGCTGAGTAA
- a CDS encoding CjaA protein (High confidence in function and specificity) yields MKLFKKIVSIICVLAVGTVLFTGCSGNNQSSKSANGSAISTTGKKARTLDEIKASGKVIIGVFSDKAPFGYIDSEGNYQGYDVYFANRIGKDLGVKVEFVSVEPASRVEYLKTGKVDIILANFTVTKERAQSVDFALPYMKVALGVVSPNDALITDVKQLKGKTLIVAKGTTAETYFTKNHPEVKLLKFDQYTETFNALLDRRGDAFSTDNTEVLAWAAKNPGFTVGIKSLGDLDTIAPAVQKGNTELLNWLNDEIKALGKEKFFHEDFQKTLAPVYGDSVDPDSLVVEGGEVK; encoded by the coding sequence ATGAAACTATTTAAGAAAATAGTGTCAATTATTTGTGTCTTGGCCGTCGGTACAGTATTGTTCACCGGCTGCTCCGGCAATAACCAGTCCAGCAAGAGCGCAAACGGAAGCGCCATCAGCACAACCGGAAAAAAAGCGCGTACTCTGGATGAAATTAAGGCCAGCGGAAAGGTTATTATCGGTGTATTCAGCGACAAAGCACCATTCGGTTATATCGATTCTGAGGGCAACTACCAGGGCTACGACGTTTATTTTGCCAATCGTATTGGAAAGGACTTAGGTGTTAAAGTAGAATTTGTTTCAGTTGAACCCGCAAGCCGCGTTGAATATTTGAAAACCGGAAAAGTAGACATTATACTCGCAAACTTTACGGTGACTAAAGAACGCGCCCAGTCTGTTGACTTTGCTCTTCCGTATATGAAAGTTGCCTTGGGAGTAGTCAGCCCGAATGACGCCTTGATTACCGATGTCAAGCAGCTCAAAGGCAAGACATTGATTGTAGCAAAAGGCACTACGGCCGAGACATACTTTACAAAAAACCATCCTGAAGTCAAACTATTAAAATTTGACCAATATACTGAAACCTTCAATGCCCTTCTGGACAGACGCGGAGACGCCTTTTCAACCGATAACACCGAAGTCTTGGCATGGGCAGCTAAAAACCCCGGGTTTACAGTAGGCATTAAGAGCTTGGGTGATCTTGATACCATTGCCCCAGCAGTTCAAAAGGGCAATACTGAACTGCTGAATTGGTTAAACGATGAAATAAAGGCATTGGGAAAAGAAAAATTCTTCCATGAAGATTTTCAGAAAACCCTTGCTCCGGTTTATGGAGATTCAGTAGACCCCGATAGTCTGGTTGTCGAAGGCGGAGAGGTAAAATAA
- a CDS encoding SsrA-binding protein (High confidence in function and specificity): MAKVESRVIAQNKKARHDYFVEESYETGIELCGTEVKSVRMGRVNLKDSWCDIDNGELFVNGMHISPYEKGNIFNKDPMRRRKLLMHKREIMRLMGLTKQKGMTLVPLQLYFKGPHVKLELGLCKGKKLYDKREDIARRDAKREADRALKERYR; encoded by the coding sequence ATGGCGAAAGTTGAGTCGCGTGTCATTGCTCAGAACAAAAAAGCAAGACATGACTATTTTGTTGAAGAATCCTATGAGACCGGGATTGAACTCTGCGGAACCGAAGTAAAATCAGTCCGTATGGGCCGCGTCAATCTCAAGGATTCTTGGTGCGACATTGATAATGGTGAACTTTTTGTCAATGGCATGCACATAAGTCCTTATGAAAAGGGCAATATTTTCAACAAAGACCCAATGAGACGCCGCAAGCTGCTTATGCACAAGCGTGAAATCATGAGGTTGATGGGACTGACAAAACAAAAAGGCATGACGCTTGTTCCTCTGCAACTATATTTCAAGGGGCCTCATGTAAAACTTGAACTTGGCTTGTGCAAAGGTAAAAAATTATACGACAAGAGAGAAGATATAGCCCGCCGCGACGCCAAGCGGGAAGCTGACCGTGCACTGAAAGAAAGATATCGATAA
- the artM gene encoding Arginine transport ATP-binding protein ArtM (High confidence in function and specificity): MEQALLEVRNLQKSYDKTPVLKNVNFSIQKGEVAVILGPSGCGKSTLLRCINGLEPVQSGEIILDGQNILRSKTNWSQIRQKIGMVFQSYDLFPHMTVLDNILLGPLKVQKRSKQEATAAAERLLERVGLLEKRNAYPRQLSGGQKQRVAIVRALIMEPEIMLFDEVTAALDPEMVREVLDVILELARGGMTMLIVTHEMQFARAIADKILFLDAGEIAESSDPESFFKNPQTERARRFLNTFEFNSVRE; encoded by the coding sequence TTGGAACAGGCTTTGTTGGAAGTCCGTAATCTGCAAAAAAGCTACGACAAAACTCCGGTATTAAAGAACGTCAACTTTTCGATTCAGAAAGGCGAAGTTGCCGTAATTTTAGGCCCTTCTGGCTGCGGAAAAAGTACGCTGCTGCGGTGTATTAACGGCCTTGAACCGGTTCAGTCAGGAGAAATTATTTTAGACGGTCAGAATATCCTTCGTAGCAAGACAAATTGGAGTCAGATCAGGCAAAAAATCGGCATGGTTTTTCAAAGCTACGATTTGTTTCCTCACATGACTGTATTGGATAATATTCTTCTCGGGCCGCTTAAGGTTCAAAAGCGCAGCAAACAAGAAGCCACGGCTGCAGCAGAAAGGCTGTTGGAACGCGTCGGGCTATTGGAAAAAAGGAACGCCTATCCCCGCCAACTATCCGGCGGGCAAAAACAAAGAGTCGCCATTGTCCGCGCTCTGATTATGGAACCGGAGATTATGCTTTTTGACGAGGTGACAGCGGCACTGGACCCTGAAATGGTTCGGGAAGTGCTGGACGTAATTTTGGAGCTTGCCCGGGGCGGAATGACAATGCTTATTGTGACTCATGAAATGCAATTTGCAAGGGCAATCGCGGATAAAATCTTGTTTCTTGATGCAGGCGAAATTGCCGAGAGTTCTGACCCCGAATCATTTTTTAAAAATCCCCAAACGGAGCGTGCACGCCGTTTTCTAAATACATTTGAATTTAATTCAGTGAGAGAGTGA
- a CDS encoding ABC superfamily ATP binding cassette transporter, membrane protein (High confidence in function and specificity): MDWAFIKQCIPLYKEAAVLTLSIALLGILLSLAIGLACSLILYYKIPVIRRIVHGYIELSRNTPLLVQLFFLYFGLPKAGIVISSKACAIIGLAFLGGSYMAEAFRSGLESVEKSQLEAGLSLGLTRAQVIRYIVLPQAVSTSVPPLCANTIFLIKETSVFSAVALADLMFVAKDLIGLYYKTDEALLLLVVFYLIILLPISVAASLIERRLRHAGFGYSSAV, translated from the coding sequence TTGGATTGGGCATTTATAAAACAATGTATACCGCTGTATAAAGAGGCCGCAGTACTAACGCTCTCGATAGCGCTGCTGGGAATTCTGCTTTCTCTGGCAATTGGGCTTGCCTGCAGCCTGATACTATATTACAAAATACCGGTTATTCGGCGGATTGTGCATGGATACATTGAACTGTCAAGAAACACACCGCTTTTGGTTCAGCTTTTCTTTTTATATTTCGGGCTTCCAAAGGCCGGTATCGTTATTAGTTCAAAGGCCTGCGCCATTATCGGTCTCGCCTTTCTTGGCGGCAGCTACATGGCAGAAGCGTTTCGCAGCGGACTGGAATCAGTGGAAAAATCACAGCTTGAGGCTGGGTTAAGTTTAGGGTTAACCCGTGCGCAGGTTATACGTTATATTGTTTTGCCTCAGGCGGTTTCAACTTCTGTTCCGCCTCTTTGTGCAAACACTATTTTCCTCATTAAAGAAACGTCTGTTTTCAGCGCTGTGGCACTTGCTGATTTGATGTTTGTAGCAAAGGATCTTATCGGGTTGTACTACAAAACGGATGAGGCCCTGTTATTGCTTGTAGTCTTCTATTTAATCATCCTGCTCCCGATATCCGTTGCCGCATCCTTGATTGAGAGGAGGCTGCGCCATGCCGGATTTGGGTATTCGAGTGCTGTTTGA
- a CDS encoding amino acid permease (High confidence in function and specificity): protein MPDLGIRVLFEGNNFLRLMGGLWVTVKISLLSAAISMLLGVLLGMVMALKNPITKCLTRIYLEFIRIMPQLVLLFLVYFGAAKTFNIDISGETAAVIVFVLWGTAEMGDLVRGALISIPKHQYESSKALGLSRFQTYRYVIIPQTLRRLIPLAINLVTRMIKTTSLIVLIGVVEVLKVGQQIIEANRYTAPSAALWIYGTIFFLYFAICYPISKLAGILEKRWQN from the coding sequence ATGCCGGATTTGGGTATTCGAGTGCTGTTTGAAGGAAACAATTTTTTGAGACTGATGGGTGGACTATGGGTCACCGTCAAAATTTCTTTGCTTTCGGCAGCGATTTCTATGCTGCTTGGTGTGCTTTTGGGCATGGTCATGGCGCTTAAAAACCCTATTACAAAATGTCTTACGCGCATATATTTGGAGTTTATACGTATTATGCCGCAGCTTGTCCTTTTGTTTCTGGTGTATTTCGGTGCGGCAAAGACATTCAATATCGACATTTCAGGCGAGACTGCCGCTGTCATTGTGTTTGTGCTCTGGGGAACGGCTGAAATGGGCGATCTCGTCCGCGGGGCGCTCATATCTATACCAAAACACCAGTATGAAAGCAGTAAGGCTCTTGGCCTTTCGCGGTTTCAGACATACCGATACGTTATTATTCCCCAAACGCTGCGGAGACTAATTCCCTTAGCCATTAATTTGGTTACCCGAATGATTAAAACTACGTCACTGATTGTATTGATTGGTGTCGTTGAGGTATTGAAGGTCGGGCAACAGATTATTGAAGCGAATCGATATACAGCGCCGTCAGCCGCTCTGTGGATTTATGGCACTATATTCTTCTTATATTTTGCAATTTGCTATCCCATTTCGAAGCTGGCAGGCATACTCGAAAAACGCTGGCAGAATTGA